In Tubulanus polymorphus chromosome 2, tnTubPoly1.2, whole genome shotgun sequence, a single window of DNA contains:
- the LOC141899722 gene encoding twinkle mtDNA helicase-like isoform X2 encodes MAKRIFNNPGIFSRLISGRVENEFSDVRSISQCGRTFSMKSDSSSGVRNKLNRGVSSRPDRMSFPGMAIAQHYSSNEINMSLNPVTDEVKNYLEKKDIHFTEGYTSFSTTCPRFETARMQSQEKQKLFINSTTGCFVCLSCKKTGNWKSLQENINRHLSNEFMKKKKHMVCFEHLEPISPSDKRRVDMLWNKAEEFSKLTYNEKGDIMQKFSLNGILTKTLDRFMLRYSRSTESLLLPWFHVDYSLRGLKILTLTVDADNKSSIHEETIPRLNYHGLFGWNTILPQNKEVVLTSNEFDALVVQQEGKMQALSLPKGCSTLPQEVLPLLEHFNKIIIWFGNDLKSWESARLFCKKLNEKRCFLVRPVEDHPNPLSAFHNRRNISQILATAQPVINQAITSFQSLRDDVFAELTHKEQVAGIKWKRYTKLNDIMKGHRRGELTVFTGPTGAGKTTWISDYSLDLCMQGVNTLWGSFEIHNVRLAKMMIQQFALKNLTKEIHEFPKWANMFEQLPMFFMTFHGQESIYKVVETMSHAVYVHDIAHIVVDNLQFMMGTDLNSASADRFHKQDQIVAAFRKFATHRNCHVTLVIHPRKENEDTLLTKASIFGSAKATQEADNVLILQDPTISGVRGSKKFVQIAKNRFDGSLGTMVLKFNKDTLSFADKPSTKPVEKVQQISSSLEDSDEYLEHDALNCALDEDHYVEVSPYHD; translated from the exons ATGGCAAAGAGAATATTCAACAATCCTGGAATCTTTTCGCGACTAATTTCTGGCAGAGTTGAGAATGAATTTTCTGACGTCAGATCGATATCGCAATGCGGTAGGaccttttcaatgaaatcggATAGTAGTAGTGGTGtaagaaacaaattgaatcgTGGTGTTTCATCGCGTCCGGATAGAATGAGTTTTCCAGGCATGGCGATAGCTCAGCATTACAGCTCAAACGAGATCAATATGAGTTTGAACCCAGTAACGGACGAGGTCAAAAActatttagaaaagaaagacatCCATTTTACCGAAGGCTATACAAGTTTCAGTACAACGTGTCCACGCTTTGAGACGGCTAGAATGCAGTCGCAAGAAAAACAGAAACTTTTCATCAATTCAACAACAG GATGCTTTGTTTGTCTAAGTTGTAAGAAAACAGGCAACTGGAAAAGTCTTCAGGAAAACATTAATCGACATCTTTCGaatgaatttatgaaaaa AAAAAAGCATATGGTTTGCTTTGAACATTTAGAACCCATATCGCCATCTGATAAACGCCGAGTTGACATGTTATGGAACAAGGCAGAAGAATTTAGTAAATTGACTTACAATGAAAAGGGAGATATCATGCagaaattttcattgaat GGAATTCTAACGAAAACACTCGACAGATTTATGTTGAGATATTCTAGATCTACGGAATCATTGCTATTGCCCTGGTTCCACGTTGACTATAGTTTACGAGGTCTGAAAATCCTAACGCTGACTGTTGACGCGGACAACAAATCATCTATTCATGAGGAAACCATTCCTAG GCTAAATTATCATGGACTTTTTGGCTGGAATACAATTTTACCTCAGAATAAAGAAGTTGTGCTAACCAGCAATGAATTCGATGCTTTGGTTGTGCAACAGGAGGGCAAAATGCAAGCATTATCTCTACCAAAGGGATGTTCTACTTTACCGCAGGAG GTTTTACCATTGCTTGAACATTTTAACAAGATCATCATTTGGTTTGGTAACGATCTGAAAAGTTGGGAATCTGCTCGATTGTTTTGTAAGAAGCTGAATGAAAAGCGTTGTTTTCTGGTTCG GCCAGTAGAAGATCACCCAAACCCACTGAGTGCATTTCACAATCGAAGAAATATCTCGCAGATATTAGCGACGGCACAACCTGTGATAAACCAAGCTATCACGTCATTCCAATCTCTCAGAGATGATGTGTTCGCTGAACTGACCCATAAAGAACAAGTCGCCGGAATCAAA TGGAAGCGTTACACTAAATTGAATGATATCATGAAAGGTCATCGAAGAGGTGAATTGACAGTATTTACGGGACCGACCGGTGCTGGAAAAACTACCTGGATTAGTGATTATTCGTTAGACTTGTGCATGCAAGGG GTGAACACGCTTTGGGGAAGCTTTGAAATCCACAATGTACGTCTAGCAAAAATGATGATTCAGCAATTTGCGTT GAAAAATCTTACGAAAGAGATACATGAATTTCCAAAGTGGGCCAACATGTTCGAGCAACTGCCGATGTTTTTCATGACATTTCATGGACAAGAAAGTATCTATAAAGTCGTAGAA acaATGTCTCATGCTGTATATGTGCATGATATCGCTCATATAGTTGTCGATAATCTACAATTTATGATGGGAACAGACTTGAACAGTGCTTCGGCCGATCGATTTCATAAACAAGATCAAATCGTCGCCGCTTTCCGCAAATTTGCAACGCACAGAAACTGCCATGTGACCCTTGTGATCCACCCTAGAAAG GAGAATGAAGATACACTGCTGACAAAAGCTTCTATATTTGGAAGTGCTAAAGCCACTCAGGAGGCTGATAATGTGCTCATTCTGCAAGATCCAACCATCAGTGGCGTACGTGGCAGCAAGAAATTTGTCCAG ATTGCCAAGAACAGATTCGATGGAAGCCTAGGTACGATGGTTTTGAAATTCAACAAGGACACATTGAGCTTTGCCGATAAACCATCGACAAAACCAGTCGAAAAAGTCCAACAAATAAGTTCGTCATTGGAAGATTCTGATGAATATCTAGAGCACGATGCTCTTAACTGTGCACTGGATGAAGATCACTATGTTGAAGTGTCTCCTTATCATGACTGA
- the LOC141899722 gene encoding twinkle mtDNA helicase-like isoform X1, with translation MAKRIFNNPGIFSRLISGRVENEFSDVRSISQCGRTFSMKSDSSSGVRNKLNRGVSSRPDRMSFPGMAIAQHYSSNEINMSLNPVTDEVKNYLEKKDIHFTEGYTSFSTTCPRFETARMQSQEKQKLFINSTTGCFVCLSCKKTGNWKSLQENINRHLSNEFMKNRKKHMVCFEHLEPISPSDKRRVDMLWNKAEEFSKLTYNEKGDIMQKFSLNGILTKTLDRFMLRYSRSTESLLLPWFHVDYSLRGLKILTLTVDADNKSSIHEETIPRLNYHGLFGWNTILPQNKEVVLTSNEFDALVVQQEGKMQALSLPKGCSTLPQEVLPLLEHFNKIIIWFGNDLKSWESARLFCKKLNEKRCFLVRPVEDHPNPLSAFHNRRNISQILATAQPVINQAITSFQSLRDDVFAELTHKEQVAGIKWKRYTKLNDIMKGHRRGELTVFTGPTGAGKTTWISDYSLDLCMQGVNTLWGSFEIHNVRLAKMMIQQFALKNLTKEIHEFPKWANMFEQLPMFFMTFHGQESIYKVVETMSHAVYVHDIAHIVVDNLQFMMGTDLNSASADRFHKQDQIVAAFRKFATHRNCHVTLVIHPRKENEDTLLTKASIFGSAKATQEADNVLILQDPTISGVRGSKKFVQIAKNRFDGSLGTMVLKFNKDTLSFADKPSTKPVEKVQQISSSLEDSDEYLEHDALNCALDEDHYVEVSPYHD, from the exons ATGGCAAAGAGAATATTCAACAATCCTGGAATCTTTTCGCGACTAATTTCTGGCAGAGTTGAGAATGAATTTTCTGACGTCAGATCGATATCGCAATGCGGTAGGaccttttcaatgaaatcggATAGTAGTAGTGGTGtaagaaacaaattgaatcgTGGTGTTTCATCGCGTCCGGATAGAATGAGTTTTCCAGGCATGGCGATAGCTCAGCATTACAGCTCAAACGAGATCAATATGAGTTTGAACCCAGTAACGGACGAGGTCAAAAActatttagaaaagaaagacatCCATTTTACCGAAGGCTATACAAGTTTCAGTACAACGTGTCCACGCTTTGAGACGGCTAGAATGCAGTCGCAAGAAAAACAGAAACTTTTCATCAATTCAACAACAG GATGCTTTGTTTGTCTAAGTTGTAAGAAAACAGGCAACTGGAAAAGTCTTCAGGAAAACATTAATCGACATCTTTCGaatgaatttatgaaaaa CAGAAAAAAGCATATGGTTTGCTTTGAACATTTAGAACCCATATCGCCATCTGATAAACGCCGAGTTGACATGTTATGGAACAAGGCAGAAGAATTTAGTAAATTGACTTACAATGAAAAGGGAGATATCATGCagaaattttcattgaat GGAATTCTAACGAAAACACTCGACAGATTTATGTTGAGATATTCTAGATCTACGGAATCATTGCTATTGCCCTGGTTCCACGTTGACTATAGTTTACGAGGTCTGAAAATCCTAACGCTGACTGTTGACGCGGACAACAAATCATCTATTCATGAGGAAACCATTCCTAG GCTAAATTATCATGGACTTTTTGGCTGGAATACAATTTTACCTCAGAATAAAGAAGTTGTGCTAACCAGCAATGAATTCGATGCTTTGGTTGTGCAACAGGAGGGCAAAATGCAAGCATTATCTCTACCAAAGGGATGTTCTACTTTACCGCAGGAG GTTTTACCATTGCTTGAACATTTTAACAAGATCATCATTTGGTTTGGTAACGATCTGAAAAGTTGGGAATCTGCTCGATTGTTTTGTAAGAAGCTGAATGAAAAGCGTTGTTTTCTGGTTCG GCCAGTAGAAGATCACCCAAACCCACTGAGTGCATTTCACAATCGAAGAAATATCTCGCAGATATTAGCGACGGCACAACCTGTGATAAACCAAGCTATCACGTCATTCCAATCTCTCAGAGATGATGTGTTCGCTGAACTGACCCATAAAGAACAAGTCGCCGGAATCAAA TGGAAGCGTTACACTAAATTGAATGATATCATGAAAGGTCATCGAAGAGGTGAATTGACAGTATTTACGGGACCGACCGGTGCTGGAAAAACTACCTGGATTAGTGATTATTCGTTAGACTTGTGCATGCAAGGG GTGAACACGCTTTGGGGAAGCTTTGAAATCCACAATGTACGTCTAGCAAAAATGATGATTCAGCAATTTGCGTT GAAAAATCTTACGAAAGAGATACATGAATTTCCAAAGTGGGCCAACATGTTCGAGCAACTGCCGATGTTTTTCATGACATTTCATGGACAAGAAAGTATCTATAAAGTCGTAGAA acaATGTCTCATGCTGTATATGTGCATGATATCGCTCATATAGTTGTCGATAATCTACAATTTATGATGGGAACAGACTTGAACAGTGCTTCGGCCGATCGATTTCATAAACAAGATCAAATCGTCGCCGCTTTCCGCAAATTTGCAACGCACAGAAACTGCCATGTGACCCTTGTGATCCACCCTAGAAAG GAGAATGAAGATACACTGCTGACAAAAGCTTCTATATTTGGAAGTGCTAAAGCCACTCAGGAGGCTGATAATGTGCTCATTCTGCAAGATCCAACCATCAGTGGCGTACGTGGCAGCAAGAAATTTGTCCAG ATTGCCAAGAACAGATTCGATGGAAGCCTAGGTACGATGGTTTTGAAATTCAACAAGGACACATTGAGCTTTGCCGATAAACCATCGACAAAACCAGTCGAAAAAGTCCAACAAATAAGTTCGTCATTGGAAGATTCTGATGAATATCTAGAGCACGATGCTCTTAACTGTGCACTGGATGAAGATCACTATGTTGAAGTGTCTCCTTATCATGACTGA
- the LOC141899547 gene encoding acyl-coenzyme A thioesterase 13-like: MSSSKAAQAVNAMKRVMSFLNEKNTFDKVMQKVQITSGDVGHCICELKVEEEHTNRVGFLHGGLTATLVDSVSTVALMSTEQGNPGVSVDMNITYMKAVPLGQEIIIDAKTLKVGRSTAFLTVDIKNKSDGSLVAQGRHTKHLLGK, from the exons ATGTCTTCTTCAAAAGCTGCTCAAGCAGTAAATGCCATGAAACGGGTGATGTCTTTTCTAAATGAAAAGAATACGTTCGACAAGGTTATGCAGAAA GTACAAATTACTTCTGGAGATGTTGGACACTGCATCTGTGAGCTGAAAGTTGAGGAAGAGCACACAAACCGTGTTGGTTTCTTGCACGGAGGTCTCACAGCAACTCTCGTAGACTCTGTATCAACTGTTGCCCTAATGTCGACTGAGCAGGGTAACCCCGGAGTCAGTGTTGACATGAACATCAC ctatATGAAAGCAGTGCCCCTCGGACAAGAAATAATCATCGACGCCAAGACGCTCAAAGTTGGTCGAAGTACGGCCTTCCTCACGGTggacattaaaaacaaatcagACGGAAGTCTAGTCGCTCAGGGAAGACATACGAAACATTTACTAGGAAAGTAA